A stretch of Desulfitobacterium dichloroeliminans LMG P-21439 DNA encodes these proteins:
- a CDS encoding DegT/DnrJ/EryC1/StrS family aminotransferase, with protein MSIPLLDLKAQYLAIKEEIDQAVLGVLDSSKFIFGPEMKTFEEEIAAYCGTKHAVAVGNGTDALVIALKACGIGPGDEVITSPFTFFASAESIAQVGATPVFVEIDPQTLNMDVAKLEAKITAKTKGIIPVHIFGQMADMDPILGLAQKYNLKVIEDAAQAIGAEYKGHKAGSMGDAGTFSFFPTKNLGGYGDGGMIVTNDDALAEEARVLRFHGCKTKYYHDEIGYNSRLDELQAAILRVKLRYIDEWNQGRAHKAAVYDQLLAPLAAEGKVILPYQEAELKHVFHLYVLRTAEREKLMAALTAKGIANAIYYPVPLHLQKAFADLGYQVGDFPLAEEACTQALAIPCYPELTDSQLHEIAQVILEVLG; from the coding sequence ATGTCTATTCCATTGTTAGATTTGAAAGCCCAATATCTTGCGATTAAAGAGGAAATTGACCAGGCCGTCTTAGGGGTTCTGGATTCAAGTAAATTTATTTTTGGCCCTGAGATGAAAACCTTTGAAGAGGAAATTGCCGCCTACTGCGGTACGAAACACGCTGTTGCTGTGGGCAATGGTACGGATGCTTTAGTCATTGCTTTAAAGGCTTGCGGAATTGGCCCAGGGGATGAAGTGATCACCAGTCCCTTTACATTTTTTGCTTCTGCGGAGAGCATTGCCCAAGTAGGGGCAACCCCGGTGTTTGTGGAGATTGATCCTCAGACCCTGAATATGGACGTGGCCAAGCTGGAAGCGAAGATCACGGCTAAGACCAAAGGGATTATTCCAGTACATATTTTTGGCCAAATGGCGGATATGGATCCGATCTTAGGGCTGGCGCAAAAGTACAATTTAAAAGTGATTGAGGATGCAGCTCAAGCTATAGGGGCAGAATATAAAGGGCATAAAGCTGGCTCTATGGGAGATGCGGGGACCTTTAGCTTTTTCCCGACCAAGAATCTGGGCGGATATGGGGACGGCGGGATGATCGTCACCAATGATGATGCTTTGGCAGAAGAAGCTCGCGTCCTGCGTTTCCACGGTTGTAAGACGAAGTATTATCATGATGAGATTGGCTATAACAGCCGTCTTGATGAGCTGCAAGCGGCGATTCTGCGGGTGAAGCTGCGCTATATAGATGAGTGGAATCAAGGACGGGCTCATAAGGCCGCTGTCTACGATCAACTCTTAGCTCCTTTGGCTGCCGAGGGGAAGGTTATTTTACCTTATCAAGAGGCTGAGCTGAAGCATGTGTTCCATCTTTATGTGCTGAGAACCGCTGAACGGGAAAAGCTAATGGCAGCTTTGACAGCCAAGGGTATCGCTAACGCCATCTATTATCCGGTTCCTCTACACCTGCAAAAAGCCTTTGCGGATCTCGGCTATCAGGTAGGGGACTTCCCGCTGGCTGAAGAAGCTTGTACTCAAGCTTTGGCCATCCCTTGCTATCCCGAATTAACGGATAGTCAGCTACATGAGATTGCTCAAGTCATCCTTGAGGTTTTGGGTTAG
- the relB gene encoding type II toxin-antitoxin system RelB family antitoxin, which produces MTISIRLSPAEAELIKSYATLKKQSVSDVMRKAILEQIEDEYDLEVYEKAMAEYRKNPVTYSLEEVEKELGLS; this is translated from the coding sequence ATGACGATTTCTATTCGACTGAGTCCTGCAGAAGCAGAACTCATTAAGAGTTATGCAACATTAAAAAAACAAAGCGTATCTGATGTTATGAGGAAAGCAATCCTTGAGCAGATCGAAGATGAATATGATCTTGAAGTATATGAAAAAGCAATGGCCGAATATCGTAAAAATCCCGTGACTTACTCGCTAGAGGAAGTTGAAAAGGAACTGGGTTTAAGCTGA
- a CDS encoding type II toxin-antitoxin system RelE family toxin — MYHVVLTEGAKKEIKNMDRPTALLILAWIRKNLEGCENPRLHGKALKGNLDSRWSYRVGDYRLLAEIQDSKITLLIVSIGHRREVYKS; from the coding sequence ATGTATCACGTCGTCCTTACTGAAGGAGCCAAAAAGGAAATAAAAAATATGGATAGACCGACGGCCCTTCTTATTCTGGCTTGGATACGCAAGAATTTGGAGGGGTGCGAGAATCCCCGTCTCCACGGCAAAGCGCTTAAGGGCAATTTAGACAGTAGATGGAGTTATCGGGTGGGCGATTATCGTTTGCTTGCTGAGATACAGGATAGTAAAATCACCCTATTAATAGTGAGTATCGGCCATAGAAGAGAGGTATATAAAAGCTAG
- a CDS encoding O-antigen ligase family protein — protein MFWNNGLTKGNDSRLILLLLVMLSAMLLPSFEIHPTLPNIRVDELLLFGVFGLNILAFIFKGFRFSPNAREELRLQNKALRRIVLIFGCLVLSYAISNFYGVVILGAGAYGLRDVMELVTFFKYFLVVTLVLSINLRDAEFAVLSYTFLGALSFLILFSFAQSLNLFNLNTWFSPFFNPNHWETMILGNPARVLGTFDNPNVFGTFTVMTLAFLVARYYFVESKIYFPLLLLILIGLVIKVEYLTISRTALAGIGIVLMILSIWAFFYYRRSKGILLRIGALFLVTMVLFATASDGFFVRLTDGFNFSTSNSFIGHVERLGAAVGSIWQSPVFGWGTQKYAMTTVVDNEYALFTRRYGFVGLAVYLWFFIQPWLLGLKRYRAEAAGRMKEYFDVKTWIGMGYMALLPAVFLYNFMAGVFYNLQLMTIFCIIIGLVYNTARDDY, from the coding sequence ATGTTTTGGAATAATGGACTGACTAAAGGTAACGATAGCCGTTTAATCCTTTTGCTTCTGGTGATGCTTTCGGCCATGCTGCTTCCTTCCTTTGAAATCCACCCAACGCTCCCGAACATCCGGGTCGATGAGTTGCTTTTATTCGGAGTATTTGGTCTGAATATCTTGGCTTTTATTTTTAAAGGCTTTCGCTTTTCGCCAAATGCCCGGGAAGAGCTGCGTCTTCAGAATAAGGCCCTAAGGCGAATTGTTCTCATTTTTGGCTGCTTGGTCCTTTCCTATGCTATTTCAAACTTTTACGGGGTTGTCATTCTCGGAGCCGGAGCATACGGTTTACGGGATGTTATGGAGCTAGTGACGTTTTTTAAGTACTTTCTCGTGGTTACCTTAGTCCTCTCCATCAACTTACGGGATGCTGAGTTTGCTGTCCTAAGCTATACCTTCTTGGGGGCTTTATCCTTCTTGATTCTTTTCAGTTTTGCGCAAAGTCTTAACCTGTTTAATCTGAACACTTGGTTCTCGCCCTTTTTCAACCCGAACCACTGGGAAACCATGATTCTCGGCAACCCAGCGCGGGTCTTGGGAACCTTTGATAACCCCAATGTGTTCGGAACGTTTACCGTCATGACTTTAGCTTTCTTGGTGGCCCGTTACTATTTTGTGGAATCGAAGATTTACTTCCCCTTACTTCTGCTGATTCTGATCGGGTTGGTTATTAAGGTCGAGTATTTGACCATTTCCCGCACGGCCTTAGCAGGGATCGGGATTGTTTTGATGATCTTAAGCATTTGGGCTTTCTTCTATTATAGGAGAAGCAAAGGAATCTTACTGAGGATAGGAGCCTTGTTCCTCGTGACCATGGTGCTTTTTGCCACGGCCTCTGATGGTTTCTTCGTCCGCTTAACGGACGGCTTCAACTTCTCCACAAGCAACTCCTTCATCGGCCACGTGGAGCGTCTGGGGGCCGCTGTCGGTTCTATATGGCAATCTCCGGTTTTCGGCTGGGGTACCCAAAAGTATGCCATGACCACCGTGGTGGATAATGAGTATGCTCTTTTCACCCGTCGTTATGGGTTTGTGGGGCTGGCCGTTTATCTGTGGTTCTTCATTCAACCTTGGCTGTTGGGCTTGAAACGCTATCGTGCCGAGGCGGCAGGTCGGATGAAGGAGTATTTCGATGTAAAGACTTGGATTGGTATGGGGTATATGGCTCTTTTGCCGGCAGTTTTCCTCTATAATTTTATGGCTGGGGTGTTCTATAACCTTCAGCTAATGACCATCTTCTGCATTATAATCGGCTTGGTGTATAACACTGCGAGGGATGACTATTGA
- a CDS encoding cell wall-binding repeat-containing protein: MKRTTKTAVVVLTAFTLLFTSPMMMPLAPQAVQAETSITQPLRLAGTSRYDTAIQVSQGGWNYAESVVLARGDDFPDALAGVVLTKSVNAPLLLTETKQLTTGVLDEIQRLGASTVYILGSRGAVSEEVENALINEGLQVERLEGTDRYITASEIAKVAVPQTEKAFLALGTDFPDALSISSYAAAQGIPLLLTEKKKVPEVTLETLQSLGVKEVTLIGGEGVILPEVKVQLEELGFGVDRLAGTDRYGTNLEILNGLSFNNEAIYVATGTKFPDALAGAALAAKNNNPIVLVPQKDLKEESLDYLGARRGDGSHFTLLGGWGVISYGMESIIRTGNLHPKISLQYWDGYAKYETYLNQLSMIPNQATDYVDYVSPNWRSSIGADGTLKLVWEEGSSNYRQLTNMAHGLGMKVLPLINGSGATINTLLKSPAAQEKLIAEIVKLLNDTRSDGVIIDFETPLDYGDAKDPYDGVRNDLTRFMESLYAELKPMNKIVVMTVMPRMSSSQYWLDAFDYEALSHTVDYMHVMTYDHHYRTSAPGAIAPYPWIKQVLTYVKDQGVDMSKVMMGLPYYGRDWVVTGKDTNGNPTYNSTAFGYSKALEIADAYGAEITYSKDNDKDPVGTPTFKYTDDKGVEHTVFFDDFTSWNAKLGVINEFGLAGVGPWAMGWVDEETAEGLYPLLNQHLR; this comes from the coding sequence ATGAAAAGAACTACAAAAACCGCCGTCGTGGTTTTGACAGCATTCACCCTTTTATTCACAAGCCCAATGATGATGCCTTTGGCACCTCAAGCGGTTCAGGCGGAAACTTCCATAACTCAACCTTTGCGCTTAGCGGGGACCTCTCGCTACGATACGGCGATCCAAGTTTCCCAAGGGGGATGGAATTACGCTGAGTCCGTTGTTTTGGCTCGTGGGGATGATTTCCCCGATGCTTTGGCCGGTGTGGTGCTGACCAAGAGCGTGAATGCTCCCTTGCTATTAACAGAAACTAAACAGCTAACCACTGGAGTATTAGATGAGATACAGCGCTTAGGGGCATCGACAGTTTACATCTTAGGGAGCCGGGGGGCTGTCTCTGAAGAAGTGGAAAATGCTCTGATTAATGAAGGATTGCAAGTGGAGCGTCTCGAAGGGACGGACCGTTATATTACAGCCAGTGAAATCGCTAAGGTTGCTGTGCCCCAGACTGAAAAGGCCTTCCTGGCTTTGGGCACGGATTTCCCCGATGCTTTAAGCATCTCCTCTTATGCTGCTGCTCAAGGAATTCCTCTACTTTTGACCGAGAAGAAAAAGGTCCCTGAGGTGACATTGGAAACCTTGCAAAGCTTAGGAGTCAAAGAAGTGACCCTAATCGGGGGTGAAGGGGTTATTCTTCCCGAGGTAAAAGTTCAGTTGGAAGAATTGGGCTTTGGGGTGGATCGTTTAGCCGGAACCGATCGCTATGGAACGAATCTGGAAATCCTCAATGGGTTAAGCTTTAATAATGAAGCTATTTATGTCGCTACGGGCACAAAGTTTCCGGATGCCTTGGCCGGAGCTGCCTTAGCCGCTAAGAACAATAACCCGATTGTTTTGGTCCCGCAAAAGGATCTTAAGGAAGAAAGCCTAGATTATCTGGGAGCACGCCGAGGGGATGGATCGCACTTTACCCTGCTGGGTGGCTGGGGAGTGATTAGCTACGGTATGGAAAGCATTATTCGCACGGGGAATCTGCATCCCAAGATTTCCCTGCAATACTGGGATGGTTATGCCAAATACGAAACCTATCTCAATCAACTCTCGATGATCCCTAATCAAGCTACGGATTATGTGGACTATGTCTCCCCCAACTGGCGCTCCTCCATCGGTGCGGATGGAACCTTGAAGCTGGTTTGGGAGGAAGGCTCCAGCAATTATCGTCAGCTCACCAATATGGCTCATGGCCTAGGGATGAAGGTTCTGCCTCTGATCAATGGTAGCGGCGCCACCATCAATACTCTGCTGAAGAGTCCCGCAGCTCAAGAAAAATTGATTGCCGAGATTGTGAAATTGCTTAATGATACCCGTTCTGATGGGGTGATCATCGATTTTGAGACACCTTTAGATTATGGTGATGCTAAGGACCCTTATGATGGGGTGAGAAATGACTTAACTCGCTTTATGGAATCGCTTTACGCCGAGTTAAAGCCCATGAATAAAATTGTAGTAATGACTGTGATGCCGCGGATGTCCTCCAGTCAATATTGGCTGGATGCCTTCGATTATGAAGCACTCTCTCATACTGTGGATTATATGCATGTCATGACCTACGACCATCATTACCGAACCTCCGCCCCGGGGGCGATCGCTCCTTATCCATGGATCAAACAGGTTCTTACCTATGTAAAAGATCAAGGGGTGGATATGAGCAAGGTCATGATGGGACTGCCCTACTACGGACGGGATTGGGTGGTCACCGGGAAGGATACGAACGGCAATCCCACTTATAATTCCACCGCTTTTGGCTATTCTAAGGCCTTGGAGATTGCGGATGCTTATGGTGCGGAGATCACTTACTCCAAGGACAATGATAAAGACCCTGTCGGTACCCCAACCTTTAAGTATACGGACGATAAGGGTGTCGAGCATACGGTGTTTTTCGATGATTTCACCAGTTGGAATGCCAAGCTGGGGGTCATCAATGAGTTTGGCCTAGCCGGTGTCGGTCCTTGGGCCATGGGCTGGGTGGATGAAGAAACTGCTGAAGGTCTCTATCCTCTGCTCAATCAGCATCTACGGTAG